One Vitis vinifera cultivar Pinot Noir 40024 chromosome 8, ASM3070453v1 genomic window carries:
- the LOC100252179 gene encoding cytoplasmic tRNA 2-thiolation protein 2, which translates to MACGAGNCQSGCFRDDDDSVVTEKKKLTNRTLSSGSDIDLPNHHNLCLKCKVNETLASSGTVSVDGDIGRFCFDCFRGNLFGKFKLAVTSNAMISPTDNVLVAFSGGPSSRVALQFVHEMQHKAQKNFDASRDRSLPVFGVGVAFVDESAVSRIPSDEFDKAIQDMKSIVSNLAPPDKAFHVVPIESVYSSNGRDRLEELLNAVKDVTGKEDLLQHLRMLSLQKNAYENGYTKLLLGSCTSRIACHVISATVKGQGYSLPADIQYVDARWEIPVVLPLRDCLAQELNMLCRLDGLKTMEVLNSPHSGINGLVASFVTLLQEENPSRECTIVRTAGKLTPFHFNQIPESDDSNVHLASRRRQKKFNLKPNESVPPESYCPICNSPLSKSDHINLSSLGSDQTNADIFGATCCPSCQFQILPKEPVSMEHFYSLLPQQFVVQAKDRSFSMQRQLREQIQDFLLSDSEDGT; encoded by the exons ATGGCCTGCGGCGCCGGAAATTGTCAGTCCGGTTGCTTCCGGGACGACGACGACTCGGTCGTGACGGAGAAGAAGAAGTTAACCAATCGGACTCTTTCAAGTGGCAGCGATATCGACCTTCCCAATCACCATAATCTCTGCCTCAAGTGCAAGGTGAACGAGACCCTCGCCTCCTCCGGCACAGTCTCGGTCGACGGGGACATTGGCCGATTTTGCTTCGATTGCTTCCGCGGCAATCTATTCGGCAAGTTCAAACTCGCCGTCACCTCCAACGCTATGATTTCCCCAACGGATAACGTTCTTGTCGCCTTCTCCGGCGGTCCTTCTTCCAG GGTGGCGTTGCAATTTGTACATGAGATGCAGCATAAAGCGCAGAAGAATTTTGACGCAAGTAGAGATAGATCATTACCTGTATTTGGTGTTGGCGTTGCTTTTGTCGATGAAAGTGCAGTTTCTCGGATTCCTTCCGATGAATTTGacaaagcaattcaagataTGAAATCGATTGTTTCAAATTTAGCTCCTCCAGATAAAGCCTTTCACGTTGTTCCCATTGAAAGTGTATACTCTTCAAATGGAAGGGATAGATTGGAAGAGTTGCTGAATGCTGTTAAGGACGTAACAGGGAAGGAAGATCTTTTGCAGCATCTGCGGATGTTGTCATTGCAAAAG AATGCTTATGAAAATGGGTATACCAAACTTCTTTTGGGATCATGCACATCGAGGATTGCTTGCCATGTGATTTCTGCAACTGTGAAG GGCCAAGGTTACTCCTTACCAGCAGATATACAATATGTTGATGCAAGGTGGGAGATCCCTGTAGTGCTTCCACTTCGTGACTGTCTTGCACAAGAGCTGAACATGCTTTGTCGGCTTGATGG TTTGAAGACCATGGAGGTGCTTAATAGTCCTCATTCTGGCATCAATGGCTTGGTTGCATCGTTTGTTACACTTTTGCAG GAAGAGAACCCTTCTCGAGAATGCACGATAGTAAGAACAGCTGGAAAGTTGACTCCATTTCATTTCAATCAGATTCCAGAAAGTGATGACTCTAATGTCCATTTGGCATCCCGACGGcgtcaaaagaaattcaatctcAAGCCTAATGAATCTGTACCCCCAGAGTCATATTGTCCTATCTGCAATAGCCCACTTAGCAAATCTGATCATATAAATTTGAGCAGTCTTGGGAGTGATCAAACAAATGCTGATATTTTTGGGGCTACTTGTTGCCCAAGTTGCCAGTTTCAGATACTTCCCAAAGAACCTGTGTCTATGGAGCATTTTTATTCCCTTCTTCCCCAGCAGTTTGTTGTTCAAGCGAAGGACAGAAGCTTTAGTATGCAGAGACAGCTAAG GGAGCAAATACAAGATTTCCTGCTATCCGATAGCGAAGATGGAACCTGA
- the LOC100253817 gene encoding uncharacterized protein LOC100253817, protein MVSANVSGDLSSEMEVDAFRRLFPLRYHERFLLDSIRPDARPLGRARDTSLALGAVASADGSALAKIGCTTMLAAVKMEVMTPPKESPDEGSIAIEFYMPPICSPLVRPGRPAEEAPVVSKQLSDTILSSGMINLKELSLVSGKAAWMAYLDIYCLDADGSLFDAALLAAVAAFSHLRIPVVSLNEEGRVVVVSEENEEGKSEKEPVNKGKRKLTLSSLPFSLTCILHKNYILADPTAEEESIMETLVTVVLDSSGQLVSLYKPGGPVLAYASAVQDCIALTRQRVKELKSILNEAISDMEVD, encoded by the exons atggtgtctgcAAATGTCTCTGGGGACCTGTCATCAGAGATGGAGGTGGATGCTTTCAGACGCCTCTTCCCTCTTCGCTATCATGAACGCTTTCTCCTTGATTCCATACGCCCTGATGCCAGGCCACTTGGAAGAGCTAGAGATACAAGCCTTGCCCTTG GGGCTGTTGCTTCTGCTGATGGATCAGCACTAGCAAAGATTGGTTGCACT ACCATGTTGGCTGCTGTTAAGATGGAGGTCATGACACCACCCAAGGAGTCACCTGATGAAGGCTCGATCG CTATAGAATTCTACATGCCTCCAATTTGTTCTCCACTTGTCAGGCCTGGCAGGCCAGCTGAGGAAGCTCCAGTTGTTTCAAAGCAATTATCTGACACTATTTTAAG TTCTGGCATGATTAATTTGAAAGAATTATCCTTGGTCAGTGGAAAAGCTGCTTGGATGGCCTACCTG GACATATACTGTTTGGATGCAGATGGTTCTCTGTTTGATGCTGCTTTACTTGCAGCAGTGGCTGCCTTCTCTCACT TGCGGATCCCAGTAGTTTCTCTGAATGAGGAGGGAAGAGTAGTAGTTGTTTCTGAGGAAAATGAGGAAGGGAAGTCAGAGAAGGAGCCAGTCAATAAAGGGAAGAGGAAGCTCACGCTGAGTAGCTTGCCATTCTCATTGACATGCATACTTCACAAGAATTACATCCTGGCAGACCCCACCGCAGAGGAAGAGTCTATCATGGAAACtcttgtaactgtggttttggATTCATCTGGTCAGCTTGTATCACTTTACAAGCCAGGCGGGCCAGTTCTTGCCTATGCATCAGCTGTGCAG GACTGCATTGCACTAACAAGGCAAAGAGTGAAGGAGCTTAAGAGTATTCTGAATGAAGCCATTTCTGATATGGAGGTGGATTAG